From a region of the Cyprinus carpio isolate SPL01 chromosome B21, ASM1834038v1, whole genome shotgun sequence genome:
- the LOC109083188 gene encoding bromodomain-containing protein 4 isoform X2, giving the protein MRACVGLLYLLVHVLARARGQYDLCKSLVSTDEGAVWEHYACQPKAQAMKEYMRIHVEPPGVTCGNPPERFCTLENPYLCSDECDASNPDLAHPPQLMQDRERSGLLTYWQTVTWRRYPEPLQANITLSWNKTLELTDDIQITFEYGRPTVMVLEKSLNFGRTWQPFQYYADDCVDAFKMAPRRARDLTAANVTHVICTEQYSRWVGSKNEKVVRFEVRSRFTIFAGPRLLNMEGLYTRMESMKGLRDFFTFTNLRLRLLRPALGGTYVQRDNLMKYFYAISNVEVLARCKCNLHASQCLYVDGNLQCQCEHNTTGQDCQRCKKGFKAKTWKSGSYLPTPNGSPNTCSQALAGSSSGSNTPPKHHVPSAEIEPKALFTTMEAPPPVTPPSHILSKDTPHKATPLEEGPVHTHIESKVPHRHNHQPKHQGQNMFPVEKERTHHGEIKKQPVKEDSGKGEEISGRKERISGKHEEDSVEPVPESAVSIPEPVKPMSKFQEPTHKYHVHNSITEYHELIQKSHDPIVKPHQPVVHHHEAMHNPHDPIVKTHEPMHEAHEPEKPHEPIVHHHELMHKPHDPIVNSHDTIVNTHTPIVIPHETMHKPHEPEKPHEPIVHHHEPMEEPHEPMHKPHESIVKSHEPMVKHHETMHRPHESIVHHHEPMHKPHEPTVHHHEPMHKPHEPTVHHHEPIVHHHEPMHKPHEPEKPHEPIVHHLEPMHKPHEPMVEPHEPMHKPHESIVHHHEPMHKPHESIVHHHEPMHKPHEPTVHHHEPIVHHHEPMHKPHEPEKPHEPIVHHHEPMHKPHEPTVHHHEPIVHHHEPMHKPHEPMVEPHEPMHKPHESIVHHHEPMHKAHEPIVHHHEPMHTPHEPEKPHEPLVHHHEPMHTPHEPEKPHEPIVHHHEPMHTPHEPEKPHEPIVHHHEPMHKPHEPMVEPHEPMHKPHESIVHHHEPMHKPHESMVKHHEPMPHEPIVHHHETMHKPHEPIVHHHEAMHKPHEPVVKSLEPVHKSHEPIVHHHEPMHKPHQPIVHHHEAMHKPHEPVVKPHASILESHGHIPTQPKRESHKPVPESGTMHGSVLPKVETVSSVHMPHESVPKHHISGPKHEDIKSVLKKPNESEGKTKEEEEGSHTHTAVGDPHKHSEEHGKGEGEVKPIHKWEREDEENKKALLKFLLSGGQQTVQLKGIIYDDFKDCECNGHSNRCSYIDFLNIVTCVSCKHNTRGQNCEHCRMGFYKNTSAEPDDENVCIECNCNTMGSLHDRCNGTGFCQCKEGTTGVKCDDCLPGYYWKQGCFSKYLPDSLNTS; this is encoded by the exons gAGAATCCATACCTCTGCAGTGATGAATGTGACGCGTCTAACCCTGACCTGGCTCACCCGCCGCAGCTGATGCAGGACCGCGAGCGCAGCGGCCTCCTCACTTACTGGCAGACGGTCACGTGGCGGCGGTATCCCGAGCCTCTTCAGGCCAACATCACCTTGTCCTGGAACAAAACCCTCGAACTCACCGACGACATTCAGATCACCTTCGAATACGGCCGGCCCACCGTCATGGTGCTGGAGAAGTCGCTCAATTTCGGCCGCACATGGCAGCCCTTCCAGTACTACGCCGACGACTGCGTGGATGCGTTCAAAATGGCGCCGAGACGAGCGCGCGATCTGACCGCGGCAAACGTCACGCACGTCATCTGCACAGAGCAATACTCACGCTGGGTCGGGTCCAAGAACGAGAAGGTGGTGCGCTTCGAGGTGCGTTCCCGCTTCACCATCTTCGCCGGCCCGAGGCTGCTGAACATGGAAGGCCTGTACACGCGGATGGAGAGCATGAAGGGTTTACGAGATTTCTTCACGTTCACCAATCTCAGGCTCCGCCTCCTCAGGCCTGCTCTCGGAGGAACGTACGTCCAGAGAGACAACCTGATGAAATACTTCTACGCCATTTCTAACGTGGAGGTGCTGGCCAG GTGTAAATGCAATCTCCACGCGTCTCAGTGTTTGTATGTGGACGGCAACTTACAGTGTCAATGTGAACACAACACGACCGGACAGGACTGCCAGCGCTGCAAAAAAGGATTCAAAGCCAAGACCTGGAAATCAGGATCGTATTTACCAACACCCAACGGATCCCCCAACACAT gttCTCAGGCGTTGGCTGGTTCTTCTTCTGGTTCCA ATACCCCTCCTAAACACCACGTCCCATCAGCTGAAATAGAGCCTAAGGCACTTTTTACCACCATGGAAGCCCCGCCCCCTGTCACACCCCCTTCTCATATTCTCAGTAAGGACACGCCCCACAAAGCCACACCCCTGGAGGAGGGGCCTGTTCACACACATATAGAAAGCAAAG TTCCTCACAGACATAATCACCAACCCAAGCACCAAGGACAAAACATGTTTCCTGTTGAAAAAGAGAGGACACACCACGGAGAAATTAAGAAACAGCCTGTCAAAG AGGATTCTGGGAAGGGTGAGGAGATTTCTGGGAGGAAAGAGAGGATATCTGGGAAGCATGAAGAAGATTCTGTTGAGCCAGTGCCAGAATCTGCAGTGTCAATTCCAGAGCCTGTCAAGCCAATGTCAAAATTTCAGGAGCCAACACATAAATATCATGTTCATAACTCAATAACAGAATATCATGAACTAATACAGAAATCTCATGATCCAATAGTTAAACCTCATCAGCCAGTAGTACACCATCATGAGGCAATGCATAACCCTCATGATCCAATAGTGAAAACTCATGAGCCAATGCATGAAGCTCACGAGCCAGAGAAACCTCATGAACCAATAGTACATCATCATGAGTTAATGCATAAACCTCATGATCCAATAGTGAATTCTCATGACACAATAGTAAATACTCACACACCAATAGTAATTCCTCATGAGACAATGCATAAACCTCATGAGCCAGAGAAACCTCATGAGCCAATAGTACATCATCATGAGCCAATGGAAGAACCCCATGAGCCAATGCATAAACCTCATGAGTCAATAGTGAAATCTCATGAGCCAATGGTGAAACACCATGAGACAATGCATAGACCTCATGAGTCAATAGTACATCATCATGAGCCTATGCATAAACCTCATGAGCCAACAGTACATCATCATGAGCCAATGCATAAACCTCATGAGCCAACAGTACATCATCATGAGCCAATAGTACATCATCATGAGCCAATGCATAAACCTCATGAGCCAGAGAAACCTCATGAGCCAATAGTACATCATCTTGAGCCAATGCATAAACCTCATGAGCCAATGGTGGAACCCCATGAGCCAATGCATAAACCTCATGAGTCTATAGTACATCATCATGAGCCTATGCATAAACCTCATGAGTCAATAGTACATCATCATGAGCCAATGCATAAACCTCATGAGCCAACAGTACATCATCATGAGCCAATAGTACATCATCATGAGCCAATGCATAAACCTCATGAGCCAGAGAAACCTCATGAGCCAATAGTACATCATCATGAGCCAATGCATAAACCTCATGAGCCAACAGTACATCATCATGAGCCAATAGTACATCATCATGAGCCAATGCATAAACCTCATGAGCCAATGGTGGAACCCCATGAGCCAATGCATAAACCTCATGAGTCAATAGTACATCATCATGAGCCAATGCATAAAGCTCATGAGCCAATAGTACATCATCATGAGCCAATGCATACACCTCATGAGCCAGAGAAACCTCATGAGCCATTAGTACATCATCATGAGCCCATGCATACACCTCATGAGCCAGAGAAACCTCATGAGCCAATAGTACATCATCATGAGCCAATGCATACACCTCATGAGCCAGAGAAACCTCATGAGCCAATAGTACATCATCATGAGCCAATGCATAAACCTCATGAGCCAATGGTGGAACCCCATGAGCCAATGCATAAACCTCATGAGTCGATAGTACATCATCATGAGCCTATGCATAAACCTCATGAGTCAATGGTGAAACACCATGAGCCAATGCCTCATGAGCCAATAGTACATCACCATGAGACAATGCATAAACCTCATGAGCCAATTGTACATCATCATGAGGCAATGCATAAACCTCATGAGCCAGTAGTGAAATCTCTTGAGCCAGTGCATAAATCTCATGAGCCAATTGTACATCATCATGAGCCAATGCATAAACCTCATCAGCCAATAGTACATCATCATGAGGCAATGCATAAACCTCATGAGCCAGTAGTGAAACCTCATGCATCAATATTAGAATCTCATGGACACATACCAACACAGCCAAAAAGGGAATCGCATAAACCAGTACCAGAGTCAGGGACAATGCATGGATCTGTGCTGCCAAAAGTAGAGACAGTTTCATCAGTACATATGCCACATGAATCAGTACCAAAGCATCACATCTCAGGACCAAAACATGAGGATATAAAGTCAGTACTAAAGAAACCAAATGAGTCGGAAGGAAAGACAAAAGAAGAGGAGGAAGGgtctcatacacacacagctgTTGGAG ACCCACACAAACACTCAGAAGAGCACGGTAAAGGAGAGGGTGAAGTAAAACCCATTCATAAGTGGGAGAGAGAAGATGAAGAGAATAAAAAAG CTCTTCTGAAGTTCTTACTTTCTGGAGGGCAACAGACTGTACAGCTAAAAGGCATCATATATGACGACTTCAAAG ATTGTGAATGTAACGGACACTCGAATCGATGCAGTTACATCGACTTCCTGAACATAGTCACATGTGTGAGCTGCAAACACAACACGCGTGGTCAGAACTGCGAACACTGTCGCATGGGCTTCTACAAAAACACCTCTGCAGAGCCTGATGATGAGAATGTGTGTATCG
- the LOC109083188 gene encoding titin isoform X1, translated as MRACVGLLYLLVHVLARARGQYDLCKSLVSTDEGAVWEHYACQPKAQAMKEYMRIHVEPPGVTCGNPPERFCTLENPYLCSDECDASNPDLAHPPQLMQDRERSGLLTYWQTVTWRRYPEPLQANITLSWNKTLELTDDIQITFEYGRPTVMVLEKSLNFGRTWQPFQYYADDCVDAFKMAPRRARDLTAANVTHVICTEQYSRWVGSKNEKVVRFEVRSRFTIFAGPRLLNMEGLYTRMESMKGLRDFFTFTNLRLRLLRPALGGTYVQRDNLMKYFYAISNVEVLARCKCNLHASQCLYVDGNLQCQCEHNTTGQDCQRCKKGFKAKTWKSGSYLPTPNGSPNTCSQALAGSSSGSNTPPKHHVPSAEIEPKALFTTMEAPPPVTPPSHILSKDTPHKATPLEEGPVHTHIESKVPHRHNHQPKHQGQNMFPVEKERTHHGEIKKQPVKVEDSGKGEEISGRKERISGKHEEDSVEPVPESAVSIPEPVKPMSKFQEPTHKYHVHNSITEYHELIQKSHDPIVKPHQPVVHHHEAMHNPHDPIVKTHEPMHEAHEPEKPHEPIVHHHELMHKPHDPIVNSHDTIVNTHTPIVIPHETMHKPHEPEKPHEPIVHHHEPMEEPHEPMHKPHESIVKSHEPMVKHHETMHRPHESIVHHHEPMHKPHEPTVHHHEPMHKPHEPTVHHHEPIVHHHEPMHKPHEPEKPHEPIVHHLEPMHKPHEPMVEPHEPMHKPHESIVHHHEPMHKPHESIVHHHEPMHKPHEPTVHHHEPIVHHHEPMHKPHEPEKPHEPIVHHHEPMHKPHEPTVHHHEPIVHHHEPMHKPHEPMVEPHEPMHKPHESIVHHHEPMHKAHEPIVHHHEPMHTPHEPEKPHEPLVHHHEPMHTPHEPEKPHEPIVHHHEPMHTPHEPEKPHEPIVHHHEPMHKPHEPMVEPHEPMHKPHESIVHHHEPMHKPHESMVKHHEPMPHEPIVHHHETMHKPHEPIVHHHEAMHKPHEPVVKSLEPVHKSHEPIVHHHEPMHKPHQPIVHHHEAMHKPHEPVVKPHASILESHGHIPTQPKRESHKPVPESGTMHGSVLPKVETVSSVHMPHESVPKHHISGPKHEDIKSVLKKPNESEGKTKEEEEGSHTHTAVGDPHKHSEEHGKGEGEVKPIHKWEREDEENKKALLKFLLSGGQQTVQLKGIIYDDFKDCECNGHSNRCSYIDFLNIVTCVSCKHNTRGQNCEHCRMGFYKNTSAEPDDENVCIECNCNTMGSLHDRCNGTGFCQCKEGTTGVKCDDCLPGYYWKQGCFSKYLPDSLNTS; from the exons gAGAATCCATACCTCTGCAGTGATGAATGTGACGCGTCTAACCCTGACCTGGCTCACCCGCCGCAGCTGATGCAGGACCGCGAGCGCAGCGGCCTCCTCACTTACTGGCAGACGGTCACGTGGCGGCGGTATCCCGAGCCTCTTCAGGCCAACATCACCTTGTCCTGGAACAAAACCCTCGAACTCACCGACGACATTCAGATCACCTTCGAATACGGCCGGCCCACCGTCATGGTGCTGGAGAAGTCGCTCAATTTCGGCCGCACATGGCAGCCCTTCCAGTACTACGCCGACGACTGCGTGGATGCGTTCAAAATGGCGCCGAGACGAGCGCGCGATCTGACCGCGGCAAACGTCACGCACGTCATCTGCACAGAGCAATACTCACGCTGGGTCGGGTCCAAGAACGAGAAGGTGGTGCGCTTCGAGGTGCGTTCCCGCTTCACCATCTTCGCCGGCCCGAGGCTGCTGAACATGGAAGGCCTGTACACGCGGATGGAGAGCATGAAGGGTTTACGAGATTTCTTCACGTTCACCAATCTCAGGCTCCGCCTCCTCAGGCCTGCTCTCGGAGGAACGTACGTCCAGAGAGACAACCTGATGAAATACTTCTACGCCATTTCTAACGTGGAGGTGCTGGCCAG GTGTAAATGCAATCTCCACGCGTCTCAGTGTTTGTATGTGGACGGCAACTTACAGTGTCAATGTGAACACAACACGACCGGACAGGACTGCCAGCGCTGCAAAAAAGGATTCAAAGCCAAGACCTGGAAATCAGGATCGTATTTACCAACACCCAACGGATCCCCCAACACAT gttCTCAGGCGTTGGCTGGTTCTTCTTCTGGTTCCA ATACCCCTCCTAAACACCACGTCCCATCAGCTGAAATAGAGCCTAAGGCACTTTTTACCACCATGGAAGCCCCGCCCCCTGTCACACCCCCTTCTCATATTCTCAGTAAGGACACGCCCCACAAAGCCACACCCCTGGAGGAGGGGCCTGTTCACACACATATAGAAAGCAAAG TTCCTCACAGACATAATCACCAACCCAAGCACCAAGGACAAAACATGTTTCCTGTTGAAAAAGAGAGGACACACCACGGAGAAATTAAGAAACAGCCTGTCAAAG TAGAGGATTCTGGGAAGGGTGAGGAGATTTCTGGGAGGAAAGAGAGGATATCTGGGAAGCATGAAGAAGATTCTGTTGAGCCAGTGCCAGAATCTGCAGTGTCAATTCCAGAGCCTGTCAAGCCAATGTCAAAATTTCAGGAGCCAACACATAAATATCATGTTCATAACTCAATAACAGAATATCATGAACTAATACAGAAATCTCATGATCCAATAGTTAAACCTCATCAGCCAGTAGTACACCATCATGAGGCAATGCATAACCCTCATGATCCAATAGTGAAAACTCATGAGCCAATGCATGAAGCTCACGAGCCAGAGAAACCTCATGAACCAATAGTACATCATCATGAGTTAATGCATAAACCTCATGATCCAATAGTGAATTCTCATGACACAATAGTAAATACTCACACACCAATAGTAATTCCTCATGAGACAATGCATAAACCTCATGAGCCAGAGAAACCTCATGAGCCAATAGTACATCATCATGAGCCAATGGAAGAACCCCATGAGCCAATGCATAAACCTCATGAGTCAATAGTGAAATCTCATGAGCCAATGGTGAAACACCATGAGACAATGCATAGACCTCATGAGTCAATAGTACATCATCATGAGCCTATGCATAAACCTCATGAGCCAACAGTACATCATCATGAGCCAATGCATAAACCTCATGAGCCAACAGTACATCATCATGAGCCAATAGTACATCATCATGAGCCAATGCATAAACCTCATGAGCCAGAGAAACCTCATGAGCCAATAGTACATCATCTTGAGCCAATGCATAAACCTCATGAGCCAATGGTGGAACCCCATGAGCCAATGCATAAACCTCATGAGTCTATAGTACATCATCATGAGCCTATGCATAAACCTCATGAGTCAATAGTACATCATCATGAGCCAATGCATAAACCTCATGAGCCAACAGTACATCATCATGAGCCAATAGTACATCATCATGAGCCAATGCATAAACCTCATGAGCCAGAGAAACCTCATGAGCCAATAGTACATCATCATGAGCCAATGCATAAACCTCATGAGCCAACAGTACATCATCATGAGCCAATAGTACATCATCATGAGCCAATGCATAAACCTCATGAGCCAATGGTGGAACCCCATGAGCCAATGCATAAACCTCATGAGTCAATAGTACATCATCATGAGCCAATGCATAAAGCTCATGAGCCAATAGTACATCATCATGAGCCAATGCATACACCTCATGAGCCAGAGAAACCTCATGAGCCATTAGTACATCATCATGAGCCCATGCATACACCTCATGAGCCAGAGAAACCTCATGAGCCAATAGTACATCATCATGAGCCAATGCATACACCTCATGAGCCAGAGAAACCTCATGAGCCAATAGTACATCATCATGAGCCAATGCATAAACCTCATGAGCCAATGGTGGAACCCCATGAGCCAATGCATAAACCTCATGAGTCGATAGTACATCATCATGAGCCTATGCATAAACCTCATGAGTCAATGGTGAAACACCATGAGCCAATGCCTCATGAGCCAATAGTACATCACCATGAGACAATGCATAAACCTCATGAGCCAATTGTACATCATCATGAGGCAATGCATAAACCTCATGAGCCAGTAGTGAAATCTCTTGAGCCAGTGCATAAATCTCATGAGCCAATTGTACATCATCATGAGCCAATGCATAAACCTCATCAGCCAATAGTACATCATCATGAGGCAATGCATAAACCTCATGAGCCAGTAGTGAAACCTCATGCATCAATATTAGAATCTCATGGACACATACCAACACAGCCAAAAAGGGAATCGCATAAACCAGTACCAGAGTCAGGGACAATGCATGGATCTGTGCTGCCAAAAGTAGAGACAGTTTCATCAGTACATATGCCACATGAATCAGTACCAAAGCATCACATCTCAGGACCAAAACATGAGGATATAAAGTCAGTACTAAAGAAACCAAATGAGTCGGAAGGAAAGACAAAAGAAGAGGAGGAAGGgtctcatacacacacagctgTTGGAG ACCCACACAAACACTCAGAAGAGCACGGTAAAGGAGAGGGTGAAGTAAAACCCATTCATAAGTGGGAGAGAGAAGATGAAGAGAATAAAAAAG CTCTTCTGAAGTTCTTACTTTCTGGAGGGCAACAGACTGTACAGCTAAAAGGCATCATATATGACGACTTCAAAG ATTGTGAATGTAACGGACACTCGAATCGATGCAGTTACATCGACTTCCTGAACATAGTCACATGTGTGAGCTGCAAACACAACACGCGTGGTCAGAACTGCGAACACTGTCGCATGGGCTTCTACAAAAACACCTCTGCAGAGCCTGATGATGAGAATGTGTGTATCG